In one Tripterygium wilfordii isolate XIE 37 chromosome 22, ASM1340144v1, whole genome shotgun sequence genomic region, the following are encoded:
- the LOC119990472 gene encoding transcription factor HHO6-like, producing the protein MGSLPPELSLDFRPTFVPKTISDFLKEVSVIGNVSDKVSRLDEFVKGLEEEMKKIDAFKRELPLCMLLLNDAIFTLKEESIQCTATNLRPVLEEFIPLKKDSTDEQPDIAIKREKDSKDKKNWMSSVQLWNPDISDPKENPKSESKRSKGGSPFAKDDPFDGCKNRGAARSFMSFKTCNGMISKEDGKEELPIQGLSLLTPGIKSPREESGSLGTRVDCNRTITSSAPYLQKNSQNGPQTPQQQTSRKQRRCWSPELHRRFVSALQQLGGSHAATPKQIRELMQVDGLTNDEVKSHLQKFRLHSQRVSSTGSTGSANQSVVVLGGLWMPQQDQCGDSSKVSQSGSPEGPLQLAMNTRNSTEGDSMEDEEDEKYESYSWRSNAHKSGKVDVL; encoded by the exons ATGGGGTCGCTTCCACCGGAACTGAGCTTGGATTTCAGACCCACTTTTGTACCCAAAACGATCAGTGATTTCCTAAAGGAGGTATCGGTGATCGGAAACGTTTCGGACAAGGTGTCGAGGCTTGATGAATTTGTCAAGGGATTGGAGGAAGAAATGAAGAAGATCGATGCGTTTAAGCGCGAGCTCCCTCTTTGCATGCTTCTCTTGAATGATG CAATTTTTACTTTGAAGGAGGAGTCAATACAATGTACTGCAACAAATCTCCGACCAGTATTAGAAGAGTTTATTCCGTTGAAGAAGGATAGCACTGATGAGCAACCTGATATTGCAATCAAAAGGGAAAAGGACTCCAAAGACAAGAAAAACTGGATGAGCTCTGTTCAGCTCTGGAACCCTGATATCAGTGACCCCAAAGAGAATCCCAAATCAGAATCTAAG AGAAGCAAGGGAGGGAGTCCTTTTGCAAAAGACGATCCATTTGATGGGTGTAAGAACAGGGGAGCTGCAAGGTCATTTATGTCGTTTAAGACATGCAATGGTATGATTAGTAAGGAGGATGGTAAGGAGGAATTGCCAATACAAGGGCTTTCTCTGTTAACCCCAGGAATCAAGAGTCCCAGAGAGGAGTCAGGTTCTTTGGGGACAAGAGTTGATTGTAACAGAACGATCACCTCTTCCGCCCCCTATCTGCagaaaaattcacaaaatggaCCACAAACACCACAGCAGCAGACCTCTAGGAAGCAAAGGAGGTGCTGGTCACCTGAGTTGCATCGCCGGTTTGTCAGTGCCTTGCAGCAACTTGGGGGATCACATG CGGCTACTCCAAAGCAGATTCGAGAACTTATGCAAGTTGATGGCTTGACCAATGATGAGGTCAAGAGTCATTTACAG AAATTCCGTCTTCATTCTCAAAGAGTGTCATCCACTGGTTCAACTGGTTCTGCAAACCAATCCGTAGTTGTTTTGGGAGGTTTATGGATGCCCCAACAAGACCAGTGTGGTGACTCCTCAAAGGTTTCACAGTCGGGTTCTCCCGAAGGTCCCCTCCAGCTTGCTATGAACACCAGAAACTCCACTGAAGGGGACAGCATggaagatgaggaagatgaaaaATATGAGAGCTATAGCTGGAGATCTAATGCTCACAAATCCGGAAAAGTTGATGTACTATAG
- the LOC119991894 gene encoding la-related protein 6C isoform X2: MAQAQAHRGEQKFRETPQKEMKENRTTITRTSSSSSSSFKFNAQAPEFVPKSHASPTTQMPISGYFYPCFHYLGGTGCSSDWFFVDDQEPATTFFIANPDVDVNSNCSNNVLNDDLRLKIVKQVEYQFSDMSLLANESMSRHISKDPEGFVPLSVIASTKKMKSLVTSNQLLAQALRFSSKLVVTEDGQKVKRKHPFTDKDKEDLQARTVVVENLPEDHSHHNLEKIFGVVGSVKNIRICHPKESISTRPKGDFFISNKLHAFVEYESPEIAERAVEKLNDERNWRKGLRVRVLLRCSPKSVLKGRKSDFDAILDEDEPPTCESAEDSSQPHNAETFTENNGEENLMGPKEGWARGRGKARGRPQSHGKRGLLAPSPQSAGAIHCEATTKQTSKGPRMPDGTRGFTMGRGKPLAAQI; encoded by the exons ATGGCGCAAGCACAAGCACATCGAGGGGAACAGAAATTTCGAGAAACCCCACAAAAGGAAATGAAGGAGAACAGAACAACAATAACAAGAACAAGTAGTAGTAGTAGCAGTAGCTTCAAGTTCAATGCACAGGCACCTGAATTTGTCCCAAAATCCCATGCCTCGCCCACAACCCAGATGCCCATCTCGGGCTATTTCTACCCTTGCTTCCACTATCTTGGCGGCACCGGATGTTCCTCTGATTGGTTCTTTGTTGATGACCAAGAACCTGCGACCACGTTCTTCATTGCTAACCCTGATGTGGATGTCAACTCCAACTGTTCGAATAATGTCCTCAATGACGATCTTCGCTTAAAGATTGTCAAACAG GTGGAATACCAGTTCAGTGACATGAGTCTTCTTGCAAATGAATCTATGTCAAGGCACATAAGTAAAGACCCTGAAGGCTTTG TGCCATTATCTGTTATtgcttcaacaaaaaaaatgaagtccCTTGTTACTAGTAACCAATTACTTGCCCAAGCACTTAGGTTCTCTTCGAAACTT GTTGTTACTGAAGATGGCCAGAAGGTTAAGCGTAAACATCCTTTTACTGATAAAGACAAAGAGGATTTGCAG GCTCGTACTGTTGTAGTAGAGAATTTGCCAGAAGATCACTCTCATCATAACCTGGAGAAGATATTTGGTGTGGTTGGGAG TGTGAAAAACATCCGAATTTGCCATCCCAAAGAATCCATTTCTACTCGACCTAAAGGTGATTTCTTCATAAGCAACAAG CTGCATGCATTTGTGGAGTATGAGAGTCCAGAGATAGCTGAGAGAGCG GTTGAAAAGTTAAATGATGAGCGGAATTGGAGAAAGGGACTTCGAGTAAGGGTGCTGCTTAGATGCTCG CCGAAGTCTGTTCTTAAGGGAAGGAAGTCCGACTTTGATGCCATTTTGGATGAGGATGAACCTCCAACTTGTGAATCTGCTGAAGATTCCTCTCAACCACACAATGCAGAAACATTTACTGAGAATAAT GGTGAAGAAAATTTGATGGGACCAAAGGAGGGATGGGCACGTGGACGTGGAAAGGCCAGAGGACGCCCTCAAAGCCATGGTAAACGAGGGCTACTTGCCCCATCTCCACAGTCTGCCGGTGCCATCCATTGTGAAGCAACTACTAAACAAACTTCAAAAGGTCCAAGAATGCCAGATGGGACAAGGGGCTTCACCATGGGAAGAGGCAAGCCATTAGCTGCCCAGATCTAA
- the LOC119991894 gene encoding la-related protein 6C isoform X1: MAQAQAHRGEQKFRETPQKEMKENRTTITRTSSSSSSSFKFNAQAPEFVPKSHASPTTQMPISGYFYPCFHYLGGTGCSSDWFFVDDQEPATTFFIANPDVDVNSNCSNNVLNDDLRLKIVKQVEYQFSDMSLLANESMSRHISKDPEGFVPLSVIASTKKMKSLVTSNQLLAQALRFSSKLVVTEDGQKVKRKHPFTDKDKEDLQVIHLILSIFCYSGNPKFLIPRLFSMHMQIFFSFYKQARTVVVENLPEDHSHHNLEKIFGVVGSVKNIRICHPKESISTRPKGDFFISNKLHAFVEYESPEIAERAVEKLNDERNWRKGLRVRVLLRCSPKSVLKGRKSDFDAILDEDEPPTCESAEDSSQPHNAETFTENNGEENLMGPKEGWARGRGKARGRPQSHGKRGLLAPSPQSAGAIHCEATTKQTSKGPRMPDGTRGFTMGRGKPLAAQI; this comes from the exons ATGGCGCAAGCACAAGCACATCGAGGGGAACAGAAATTTCGAGAAACCCCACAAAAGGAAATGAAGGAGAACAGAACAACAATAACAAGAACAAGTAGTAGTAGTAGCAGTAGCTTCAAGTTCAATGCACAGGCACCTGAATTTGTCCCAAAATCCCATGCCTCGCCCACAACCCAGATGCCCATCTCGGGCTATTTCTACCCTTGCTTCCACTATCTTGGCGGCACCGGATGTTCCTCTGATTGGTTCTTTGTTGATGACCAAGAACCTGCGACCACGTTCTTCATTGCTAACCCTGATGTGGATGTCAACTCCAACTGTTCGAATAATGTCCTCAATGACGATCTTCGCTTAAAGATTGTCAAACAG GTGGAATACCAGTTCAGTGACATGAGTCTTCTTGCAAATGAATCTATGTCAAGGCACATAAGTAAAGACCCTGAAGGCTTTG TGCCATTATCTGTTATtgcttcaacaaaaaaaatgaagtccCTTGTTACTAGTAACCAATTACTTGCCCAAGCACTTAGGTTCTCTTCGAAACTT GTTGTTACTGAAGATGGCCAGAAGGTTAAGCGTAAACATCCTTTTACTGATAAAGACAAAGAGGATTTGCAGGTAATTCATCTAATATTATCTATCTTTTGTTACAGTGGAAATCCAAAATTTTTAATTCCTCGACTATTCTCCATGCATatgcaaattttcttttctttttataagcAGGCTCGTACTGTTGTAGTAGAGAATTTGCCAGAAGATCACTCTCATCATAACCTGGAGAAGATATTTGGTGTGGTTGGGAG TGTGAAAAACATCCGAATTTGCCATCCCAAAGAATCCATTTCTACTCGACCTAAAGGTGATTTCTTCATAAGCAACAAG CTGCATGCATTTGTGGAGTATGAGAGTCCAGAGATAGCTGAGAGAGCG GTTGAAAAGTTAAATGATGAGCGGAATTGGAGAAAGGGACTTCGAGTAAGGGTGCTGCTTAGATGCTCG CCGAAGTCTGTTCTTAAGGGAAGGAAGTCCGACTTTGATGCCATTTTGGATGAGGATGAACCTCCAACTTGTGAATCTGCTGAAGATTCCTCTCAACCACACAATGCAGAAACATTTACTGAGAATAAT GGTGAAGAAAATTTGATGGGACCAAAGGAGGGATGGGCACGTGGACGTGGAAAGGCCAGAGGACGCCCTCAAAGCCATGGTAAACGAGGGCTACTTGCCCCATCTCCACAGTCTGCCGGTGCCATCCATTGTGAAGCAACTACTAAACAAACTTCAAAAGGTCCAAGAATGCCAGATGGGACAAGGGGCTTCACCATGGGAAGAGGCAAGCCATTAGCTGCCCAGATCTAA